From Camelina sativa cultivar DH55 chromosome 7, Cs, whole genome shotgun sequence, one genomic window encodes:
- the LOC104704338 gene encoding DExH-box ATP-dependent RNA helicase DExH6-like: protein MGNKRFRSDNAAGKQTSVEATRIWASKVIEDFRASGNQVYTFEHNLSNNERGVIHQMCRKMGIQSKSSGRGEQRRLSIFTSRHKNGKNKEANEKSNKEKLKCVSFPPGADAILQDLFTHYPPCDGDTAATSFNKYSGHSGKQGQWKDDFFGKPKISSEEILEMVASLSSRLKKDKALKEIAKLRSKLPITSFRDAITSAVESNQVILISGETGCGKTTQVPQYLLDHMWSSKGETCKIVCTQPRRISAMSVSERISCERGESIGENIGYKVRLQSKGGRHSSVVFCTNGILLRVLVGKGSVSCVSDITHIIVDEIHERDCYSDVMLAIIRDLLPSNPHLRLILMSATLDAERFSGYFGGCPVVRVPGFTYPVRTLYLEDVLSILKSGGDNHLSSTNLSIPDQKFELTDEYKLALDEAIILAWTNDEFDALLDLVSSSVSHEIYNYQHESTWLTPLMVFAGKGRISDVCMLLSFSADLNLKSKDGMTALELAESENQLEAAQIIREHADNSQSNSQQGKQLLDKLATNIAESAVTIDDVVYVIDSGRMKEKSYDPYNNVSTLQSSWVSKANAKQREGRAGRCQPGICYHLYSRLRAASMPDFKVPEIKRMPVEELCLQVKILDPNCKTNNFLQKLLDPPVDQSIANALSILQDIGALTPQEELTELGEKFGHLPVHPLISKMLFFAVLVNCLDPALTLACAADYKEPFTMPMSPVERQKAAAAKLELASLCGGDSDHLAVVAAFECWKIAKERGLSAEFCSQYFVSPSAMKMLDQMRSQLESELKRHGIIPNDISSCSQNSRDPGILRAVLSVGLYPMVGRLCPAFGNNRRTIVETASGAKVRVHSLSNNFNLSSKKYDESLVVFDEITRGDGGMHIRNCTVVRDLPLLLVSTEIAVAPTVSSDSDDSDEEEEDEEGGANTNADGMDIHKEESRSGAKMMSSPENSVKLVVDRWLPFRTTALEVAQMYILRERLMASILFKVTHPREHLPPHLGASMHAIACVLSYDGHAGLSYPPESMGPKHSRTEMYDTGGWEEKPSSFLNSLFWSLSLKENKHPSHTNRNRQHDYNMAPTEAASIPRQQSNQQRNPKSANNADLGKKKGKMLVNPTNGINYPEAASVAKHSKHKSANSSSSGNKKENMTSDQANGKKQPNAPPREAAASVAKNQSTKKTKTRSGNNSDSGKKKEQYVPKVDIHKRQREDKAEHKGNA, encoded by the exons TTTACACGTTTGAGCATAATCTATCAAATAACGAACGTGGCGTGATTCATCAGATGTGCCGGAAAATGGGTATTCAATCGAAAAGTTCTGG GCGCGGAGAACAAAGGCGTCTTTCAATATTCACAAGCAGGCACAAAAATGGGAAGAACAAAGAAGCCAATGAGAAATCGAACAAAGAAAAGCTCAAATGTGTGTCATTTCCGCCAGGGGCAGATGCTATTCTGCAGGATTTATTTACTCACTATCCACCTTGCGACGGAGACACTGCTGCTACATCATTTAACAAGTACTCCGGGCACTCGGGTAAACAAGGACAATGGAAAGATGATTTTTTCGGGAAACCAAAGATTAGCAGTGAAGAGATTCTAGAAATGGTGGCGTCTTTGAGTTCTAGACTTAAGAAGGACAAAGCTCTTAAGGAG ATCGCTAAGCTGCGGTCAAAGCTTCCCATCACATCCTTTAGAGACGCAATTACATCTGCAGTGGAATCCAATCAG GTTATTCTCATTTCTGGTGAAACTGGTTGCGGGAAAACTACTCAG gTGCCTCAATATCTTTTAGACCATATGTGGTCAAGCAAAGGAGAAACTTGCAAAATTGTTTGCACCCAACCTCGTCGGATATCCGCGATGTCAG TTTCGGAAAGAATATCTTGTGAAAGAGGTGAGAGCATTGGAGAAAACATTGGTTACAAG GTTCGACTCCAAAGCAAAGGTGGAAGGCACTCATCAGTTGTATTCTGCACCAATGGCATTCTCCTGAGGGTGCTTGTAGGCAAAGGCTCTGTTAGCTGTGTTTCCGACATAACTCACATCATTGTG GATGAAATCCATGAAAGGGATTGCTACTCGGATGTCATGTTGGCAATTATAAG GGACTTGCTTCCGTCAAATCCTCATCTCCGTCTG ATTCTCATGAGTGCTACGCTTGATGCTGAGAGATTTTCGGGATATTTTGGAGGCTGCCCAGTTGTCCGTGTCCCTGGATTCACTTATCCA GTGAGAACCTTGTACTTGGAGGATGTTCTCTCTATTCTGAAATCAGGTGGAGATAATCATCTAAGCTCTACCAACTTGAGTATACCAGACCAGAAGTTTGAATTGACGGACGAATATAAACTTGCTTTAGATGAAGCAATCATCTTGGCTTGGACAAATGACGAGTTTGATGCCCTCTTAGATCTAGTTTCTTCTAGTGTAAGTCACGAGATCTACAATTATCAGCACGAATCAACCTGGCTAACACCACTAATGGTCTTTGCTGGAAAGGGCAGGATCAGTGATGTCTGCATGCTCCTCTCATTTAGTGCAGACTTGAACTTAAAGTCTAAAGATGGTATGACAGCATTAGAATTGGCAGAATCAGAGAATCAACTAGAAGCTGCTCAAATAATCAGGGAACATGCAGACAATTCCCAGTCTAATTCTCAGCAAGGAAAACAGTTACTTGATAA GCTTGCGACAAATATTGCTGAATCAGCAGTTACCATTGATGATGTGGTTTATGTGATAGATAGTGGCCGGATGAAGGAAAAGAGCTATGATCCTTACAATAATGTTTCAACCCTCCAATCTTCTTGGGTATCAAAAGCAAATGCAAAACAGCGTGAGGGCCGTGCAGGCCGATGCCAACCTGGTATTTGTTATCATCTCTATTCTAGACTTCGGGCAGCCTCTATGCCAGATTTTAAAGTTCCTGAAATTAAGAGGATGCCTGTAGAAGAACTCTGCTTACAG GTTAAGATACTTGATCCAAactgtaaaacaaataatttccTTCAGAAACTGTTGGACCCGCCTGTTGATCAAAGTATTGCAAATGCCTTAAGCATACTACAGGACATCGGGGCCCTGACACCTCAGGAAGAGCTGACAGAACTTGGAGAGAAATTTGGTCATCTCCCAGTTCATCCTCTGATTAGCAAAATGCTTTTCTTCGCTGTATTAGTAAACTGTCTGGATCCAGCACTTACTCTGGCATGTGCAGCCGACTACAAGGAACCATTTACGATGCCTATGTCGCCAGTTGAAAGACAAAAAGCTGCTGCTGCAAAACTTGAACTTGCGTCACTTTGTGGAGGTGACAGTGATCACCTTGCGGTTGTTGCTGCCTTTGAATGCTGGAAAATTGCAAAAGAAAGAGGTCTTTCGGCAGAGTTTTGCTCTCAGTACTTCGTCTCTCCTAGCGCTATGAAGATGTTGGATCAAATGCGTAGCCAACTTGAGTCGGAACTTAAAAGACATGGGATTATTCCCAATGATATTTCAAGCTGTAGCCAGAATTCGCGTGATCCCGGTATACTCCGTGCTGTTCTATCAGTAGGATTGTATCCTATGGTGGGAAGATTGTGCCCAGCTTTTGGTAATAATCGAAGAACTATAGTAGAGACTGCTAGTGGTGCCAAAGTTCGTGTGCATTCACTGTCAAACAACTTCAACTTGTCGTCGAAAAAGTATGATGAATCTTTGGTTGTTTTTGATGAGATCACACGTGGAGATGGAGGCATGCACATAAGAAACTGTACTGTTGTTCGGGATCTTCCTTTGTTACTTGTCTCAACAGAGATAGCTGTGGCTCCTACAGTGAGCAGTGATTCTGATgatagtgatgaagaagaagaggacgaagaagGAGGAGCTAATACTAATGCAGACGGAATGGATATACATAAAGAAGAGAGTAGGAGTGGAGCGAAAATGATGTCTTCACCTGAAAATTCAGTCAAGTTGGTAGTTGATCGTTGGCTTCCTTTCAGAACCACAGCCCTTGAAGTTGCTCAAATGTACATTTTGCGGGAACGACTAATGGCTTCTATTTTGTTCAAG GTAACACATCCACGTGAACATTTGCCGCCTCATCTCGGAGCTTCTATGCATGCAATAGCTTGTGTTCTCTCGTATGATGGTCACGCGGGACTTTCATATCCACCGGAGTCTATGGGACCAAAACATTCGAGGACTGAGATGTATGATACCGGTGGATGGGAAGAGAAACCAAGCTCTTTCCtaaactctctcttttggtCTTTAAGTTTGAAAGAGAACAAGCATCCTAGTCACACGAACAGGAACCGGCAGCATGACTATAACATGGCTCcaacagaagctgcatcgataCCTAGGCAGCAAAGCAATCAGCAAAGAAATCCCAAATCAGCCAACAATGCTGATTTGGgcaagaaaaaagggaaaatgcTTGTTAATCCCACCAATGGGATTAATTATCCAGAAGCTGCTTCTGTGGCGAAGCATTCAAAGCACAAATCAGCCAACAGTTCGAGTTCGGGTAACAAGAAAGAGAACATGACTTCTGATCAGGCCAATGGAAAGAAGCAACCAAACGCACCTCCAAGAGAAGCTGCTGCGTCAGTGGCTAAGAATCAAAGCACTAAGAAAACCAAGACCAGGTCAGGCAACAACTCAGATTCGggtaagaagaaagaacaatatGTTCCCAAGGTCGATATCCATAAAAGGCAGCGTGAAGACAAAGCAGAACATAAGGGAAATGCATGA
- the LOC104700399 gene encoding oxygen-evolving enhancer protein 2-1, chloroplastic, whose amino-acid sequence MSYSVCFLHQSALASSVARSSSSSSFRHVPLSRPVYLVVCRAQQSQVDNNSAISRRLALTFLVGAAAVGSKVSPADAAYGEAANVFGKPKKNTDFMPYTGEGFKIQIPSKWNPSKEIEYPGQVLRFEDNFDAASNVSVMITPTDKKSITDYGSPEQFLSQVNYLLGKQAYFGETASEGGFDANAVATANILETSTQEIGGKPYYYLSVLTRTADGDEGGKHQLITATVNGGKLYICKAQAGDKRWFKGARKFVENAATSFSVA is encoded by the exons ATGTCATACAGCGTGTGCTTCTTGCACCAGAGTGCACTCGCCTCCTCCGTGGCAcgatcatcatcttcctcatcgtTTCGTCACGTGCCCCTCTCGAGACCCGTCTATTTAGTAGTATGTAGAGCTCAACAGTCTCAGGTAGACAATAACTCCGCCATCTCCCGCCGTCTTGCCCTCACCTTCCTCGTTGGTGCTGCTGCTGTCGGATCCAAAGTCTCGCCTGCTGACGCCGCCTATGGTGAAGCCG CAAATGTGTTTGGTAAGCCAAAGAAGAATACAGATTTCATGCCGTACACTGGAGAAGGATTCAAAATCCAGATCCCATCAAAGTGGAACCCAAGCAAAGAGATTGAGTATCCAGGACAAGTCCTCAGGTTCGAGGATAACTTTGACGCCGCCAGCAATGTCTCTGTCATGATCACTCCTACAGACAAGAAATCCATCACTGATTACGGTTCTCCCGAACAGTTCCTCTCTCAG GTGAATTATCTCCTGGGAAAGCAAGCTTACTTCGGCGAAACAGCCTCTGAG GGAGGGTTTGATGCAAATGCAGTAGCAACTGCAAACATCTTGGAAACATCTACACAAGAGATCGGAGGGAAACCATACTATTACTTGTCGGTTTTGACAAGAACAGCTGATGGAGATGAAGGTGGAAAACACCAACTGATAACAGCCACTGTGAATGGTGGAAAGCTTTACATATGCAAAGCACAAGCAGGAGACAAGAGGTGGTTTAAAGGAGCTAGGAAGTTCGTTGAGAATGCTGCTACTTCCTTCAGTGTTGCTTGa
- the LOC104700400 gene encoding pentatricopeptide repeat-containing protein At2g30780, with translation MTSNFVKLSTEFIGKLSRVTSLPAQRTDLVQKVSVLKDELLTIGNSKEKFQSVLDQNGQWLFRSYRAGAGIVELMDQLFPRHYLALQVLDWRRRQKDYCIPLTSEEYAKGIKIAGRARDVNLAVYLFDEAAKKRIQTASVYNALMSVYMWNGFADECQSLFKDFTRQTHCAPTIVTYNILISVYGRLLMVKNMEAAFEELQKLKLSPDSVTYNFLIAGYVTAWNWGKMEATFQEMKKGPVEPDSDTYQLMLRGYANSGNLKKMEEMYEAIKDNVGVNNSPLVRAMICAYCKTSVEGRVQKVEKLLSLLSGEEYLPWLNVLLIRLYAQEDILEAMENKINEAFERKTCVNKSDVMRAITAAYFRCNEVDNLANFVKRAESAGWKLCRSLYHCKIILYGFQKRFEEMEGVVNEMAQTNYGLVTKTFAIMHKAYKAHGMESDAEKVKGKMLKRGL, from the exons ATGACATCTAATTTTGTGAAACTCAGCACTGAATTTATCGGCAAACTCTCCCGTGTAACTAGCTTACCAGCTCAGCGTACTGATTTGGTTCAAAAggtttcggttttgaaagaCGAGCTTTTAACGATTGGTAACAGTAAGGAGAAGTTCCAGAGCGTTTTGGATCAGAACGGCCAGTGGTTGTTTAGAAGCTATCGTGCTGGTGCTGGGATTGTAGAGCTTATGGATCAGCTCTTCCCTCGTCATTACTTGGCTCttcag GTTTTAGATTGGAGGAGAAGGCAAAAGGATTATTGTATCCCTTTGACATCGGAGGAGTATGCGAAAGGAATCAAAATTGCTGGTAGAGCTAGAGATGTAAACCTTGCAGTCTATCTTTTCGATGAGGCGGCTAAGAAACGGATTCAAACAGCTTCAGTTTACAATGCTTTGATGAGTGTTTACATGTGGAACGGTTTTGCTGATGAATGTCAGTCACTGTTTAAAGATTTCACTAGGCAAACGCATTGTGCTCCGACCATTGTGAcctataatattctaatatcAGTTTATGGTCGGCTTCTGATGGTGAAGAATATGGAAGCTGCTTTCGAAGAATTACAAAAACTGAAGCTTTCTCCGGATTCTGTTACTTACAACTTTCTTATTGCTGGTTATGTGACTGCCTGGAATTGGGGTAAAATGGAAGCTACTTTCCAAGAAATGAAGAAGGGTCCAGTTGAGCCTGACAGTGACACTTATCAGCTAATGCTTCGTGGGTATGCAAATTCTGGGAATTTGAAAAAGATGGAAGAAATGTATGAAGCGATTAAGGATAACGTTGGTGTAAACAATAGTCCTTTGGTCAGAGCCATGATCTGTGCATATTGTAAAACGTCTGTTGAGGGTAGAGTCCAAAAGGTTGAAAAGTTATTGAGTCTTCTCTCTGGGGAGGAATATCTTCCTTGGTTGAATGTGCTTTTGATTCGACTATATGCTCAAGAAGACATtttggaagcaatggagaataAAATCAACGAGGCATTTGAGCGTAAGACATGTGTTAATAAATCGGATGTCATGCGGGCGATCACTGCAGCTTACTTCAGGTGTAATGAAGTTGACAATCTTGCTAATTTTGTCAAGCGTGCTGAGTCTGCTGGGTGGAAACTATGCAGATCTCTTTACCACTGTAAGATCATATTGTATGGATTCCAGAAACGCTTTGAAGAAATGGAAGGTGTTGTAAATGAGATGGCACAGACTAATTATGGGCTTGTAACTAAAACGTTCGCCATTATGCATAAGGCGTATAAAGCCCATGGAATGGAGTCCGATGCTGAGAAAGTGAAAGGAAAGATGCTGAAACGTGGGCTGTAG